The Micromonospora sp. NBC_01740 genome includes a window with the following:
- a CDS encoding TetR/AcrR family transcriptional regulator — protein sequence MTRRAAEIRLDALLRTACDVIVERGLANTRTADVAQAAGVSQALVFYHFATKDRLLAQAFAYAVEQDLARLDAVMRSSAPPLTKLRRIVRLYTPAGRATSWAMWIDGWAESLRTPELEKVSRRLDLRWREDLATVISDGVRDGTFECADPSGAAWRISAVVDGLAVQLAVHDRVISRRQFTEWVRLLTARELGLDPAQLD from the coding sequence GTGACGAGACGTGCGGCGGAGATCCGCCTGGATGCCCTGCTGCGCACGGCCTGTGACGTGATCGTGGAACGCGGTCTGGCCAACACCCGCACGGCCGACGTGGCACAGGCCGCCGGGGTGAGCCAGGCGCTGGTCTTCTACCACTTCGCCACGAAGGACCGGCTGCTCGCGCAGGCGTTCGCGTACGCGGTGGAGCAGGATCTGGCCCGCCTGGACGCGGTGATGCGCTCCAGCGCCCCGCCCCTGACCAAGCTCCGCCGGATCGTCCGGCTCTACACGCCGGCGGGCCGGGCGACCTCCTGGGCCATGTGGATCGACGGCTGGGCGGAGTCGCTGCGTACCCCGGAGTTGGAGAAGGTCTCCCGCCGGCTCGACCTGCGCTGGCGCGAGGACCTGGCGACGGTCATCTCGGACGGGGTCCGCGACGGCACCTTCGAGTGCGCCGACCCGTCCGGGGCGGCGTGGCGGATCAGCGCGGTGGTGGACGGGCTGGCGGTGCAGCTCGCGGTGCACGACCGGGTGATCTCCCGCCGGCAGTTCACCGAGTGGGTGCGCCTGCTCACCGCCCGCGAGCTGGGGCTGGACCCGGCGCAACTGGACTGA
- a CDS encoding Acg family FMN-binding oxidoreductase — translation MDTRFTVEQLRAAATDAVRAPSLHNTQPWRFRLRDGGIEVLVDPDRRLPATDPTGWGVRIACGAALFNLRLALAVAGTPATVRLRPYPAEPDVVARLVPDVPRRPTPGEQALHAAIPRRFSNRAPFWPDPVPADARWRLTEAARAEQCWLELVVGVSAVNAFGELARSSHRVLERSPQYRAERQEWVRSAPAPDGIPAASGGPQGEPQDLLPSRGFGGLDRAPGRDFEPEPLVAVLGSPGNTAVDQVVAGQALQRVLLTATDSGLAASMLSQPIEVPSAREQLRLSLGRFGTPQMVLRVGYGQPGWPTPRRDVGEVLDLPVSQV, via the coding sequence ATGGACACCCGCTTCACCGTCGAGCAGCTACGGGCCGCCGCCACCGACGCCGTACGCGCCCCGTCGCTGCACAACACCCAGCCGTGGCGGTTCCGGCTGCGCGACGGCGGCATCGAGGTGCTGGTCGACCCGGACCGGCGGCTGCCGGCCACCGACCCCACCGGCTGGGGCGTGCGGATCGCCTGCGGGGCGGCGCTGTTCAACCTGCGGCTCGCCCTGGCCGTTGCCGGCACCCCGGCGACGGTACGGCTGCGCCCCTACCCGGCCGAGCCGGACGTGGTGGCCCGGCTGGTGCCGGACGTGCCACGCCGCCCCACCCCCGGCGAGCAGGCCCTGCACGCCGCCATCCCCCGCCGGTTCAGCAACCGCGCGCCGTTCTGGCCCGACCCGGTGCCCGCCGACGCCCGCTGGCGCCTCACGGAGGCGGCCCGCGCCGAGCAGTGCTGGCTGGAACTGGTGGTCGGCGTCAGCGCGGTGAACGCGTTCGGCGAACTCGCCCGCAGCTCCCACCGGGTGCTGGAGCGGAGCCCGCAGTACCGGGCCGAACGCCAGGAGTGGGTACGCTCCGCGCCCGCCCCGGACGGCATTCCGGCCGCGTCCGGCGGCCCGCAGGGCGAGCCGCAGGACCTGCTGCCGTCGCGGGGCTTCGGCGGCCTCGACCGGGCGCCCGGGCGGGACTTCGAACCCGAGCCGCTGGTGGCGGTGCTCGGCTCGCCCGGCAACACGGCCGTCGACCAGGTCGTCGCCGGGCAGGCGTTGCAGCGGGTACTGCTGACCGCTACGGACTCGGGGCTGGCGGCGTCGATGCTGTCCCAGCCGATCGAGGTGCCGTCGGCGCGCGAGCAGCTGCGGCTGTCGCTGGGGCGCTTCGGCACGCCGCAGATGGTGCTGCGCGTCGGCTACGGCCAGCCGGGCTGGCCGACCCCACGCCGCGACGTGGGCGAGGTGCTCGACCTGCCTGTTTCCCAAGTCTGA
- a CDS encoding sensor histidine kinase codes for MLDRVGEVVTSRERLRALLDAVVGIGTDLDLRSTLQRIVESACELVGARYGALGVIGHDRLLHDFITYGIDAELHARIGDLPHGRGVLGLLIDDPRPLRMPDITRHPKSYGFPPHHPPMHSFLGVPVRIRDHVFGNLYLAEKQGGTQFTEDDEEIVVALAAAAGVAIENARLYALAHRRERWLAATAEITTVLLGEVRRTDALTLVARRAREVAEAEVALVLLYDPDGEKFTVEVVDGADEQAGALVGTALPAAETSFAAAVIEGRHDQVADLAHAAPWPALLRTGPAMIAPLATADTLHGVLVIAHRPDRAPVANDDDMALLGSFAGQAALALERARGQEERELLVVLEDRERIARDLHDVVIQRLFATGLQLQSAAPMTTKPEVARRINAAVDDLDATIKDIRRTIFELRTPMSAALRTEIREAIEVAAESLGHRPRLELSGPIDSAVPDAVRPDLTAVLREALSNAVRHAQADRVTVAVRVDAGRVTVTVTDDGVGCDPAAARGGLVNLRERAERHDGEFVVRRAVPRGTEVCWSVPLRD; via the coding sequence ATGCTGGACCGGGTCGGCGAGGTGGTGACCAGCCGGGAGCGGCTGCGCGCCCTGCTCGACGCGGTGGTCGGCATCGGCACCGACCTGGACCTGCGCAGCACCCTGCAACGGATCGTGGAGTCGGCCTGCGAGCTGGTCGGCGCCCGCTACGGCGCGCTCGGCGTGATCGGCCACGACCGCCTGCTGCACGACTTCATCACCTACGGCATCGACGCGGAGCTGCACGCCAGGATCGGTGACCTGCCCCACGGGCGGGGCGTGCTCGGCCTGCTCATCGACGACCCCCGCCCGCTGCGGATGCCCGACATCACCCGGCACCCGAAGTCCTACGGGTTCCCGCCGCACCACCCGCCGATGCACAGCTTCCTCGGCGTTCCCGTGCGCATCCGCGACCATGTCTTCGGCAACCTCTACCTGGCCGAGAAGCAGGGCGGCACGCAGTTCACCGAGGACGACGAGGAGATCGTCGTCGCGCTCGCCGCCGCCGCCGGCGTGGCGATCGAGAACGCCCGCCTCTACGCGCTGGCCCACCGCCGGGAACGCTGGCTCGCGGCGACCGCCGAGATCACCACCGTGCTGCTGGGCGAGGTGCGCCGTACCGACGCGTTGACGCTGGTGGCGCGGCGCGCCCGCGAGGTCGCCGAGGCGGAGGTCGCCCTCGTGCTGCTCTACGACCCCGACGGCGAGAAGTTCACCGTCGAGGTGGTCGACGGGGCCGACGAGCAGGCCGGCGCCCTGGTCGGCACCGCGCTGCCGGCGGCCGAGACGAGTTTCGCCGCCGCCGTCATCGAGGGCCGGCACGACCAGGTGGCGGACCTGGCCCACGCCGCGCCCTGGCCGGCGCTGCTGCGCACCGGCCCGGCGATGATCGCGCCGCTGGCCACCGCCGACACCCTGCACGGGGTGCTGGTGATCGCGCACCGGCCCGACCGGGCGCCCGTCGCCAACGACGACGACATGGCCCTGCTGGGCAGCTTCGCCGGGCAGGCCGCGCTGGCCCTGGAGCGGGCCCGCGGGCAGGAGGAACGGGAGCTGCTGGTGGTCCTGGAGGACCGCGAGCGCATCGCCCGCGACCTGCACGACGTCGTCATCCAGCGCCTCTTCGCCACCGGCCTGCAGTTGCAGAGCGCCGCCCCGATGACGACGAAGCCGGAGGTCGCCCGGCGGATCAACGCGGCGGTCGACGACCTGGACGCCACGATCAAGGACATCCGCCGCACCATCTTCGAGCTGCGCACCCCGATGAGCGCGGCGCTGCGCACCGAGATCCGGGAGGCGATCGAGGTGGCCGCCGAGTCGCTGGGCCATCGGCCCCGCCTTGAGCTGAGCGGGCCGATCGACAGCGCCGTCCCCGACGCGGTCCGCCCCGACCTCACCGCCGTGCTGCGGGAGGCGCTCTCCAACGCCGTACGGCACGCGCAGGCCGACCGCGTGACCGTGGCGGTGCGGGTCGACGCCGGCCGGGTGACCGTGACCGTCACCGACGACGGGGTGGGCTGCGACCCGGCCGCCGCGCGGGGTGGCCTGGTCAACCTGCGCGAGCGCGCCGAGCGCCACGACGGCGAGTTCGTGGTACGCCGGGCGGTGCCCCGGGGCACCGAGGTGTGCTGGTCGGTGCCGCTGCGCGACTGA
- a CDS encoding NAD-dependent epimerase/dehydratase family protein, with protein sequence MRLLVLGGTGFVGGATVAEGVRRGWAVTVFNRGLHGATPEGVHRLRGDRTAPGGLAALADGEWDLVVDTWDGAPRAARDAARALVDRVGRYVYVSSGSVYARPVATGVGEDAPVVDAEPDADEGGYPANKAGAERAVRRTFGERALIARAGLILGPGEDIGRLPWWLTRIARGGDVLAPGPVDLPVQYVDVRDLAGWMLDLGAAGPGGTFNAVSRPGHATMGELLDACVAATGADARLRWTDPGPILAAGVEPWNDLPIWVPAGHEYRWVQERGVERAYAAGLTCRPVAETVADTWAWLREVGSVPPRAGRPQRAPVGLDPDREAALLSAADC encoded by the coding sequence ATGAGGCTGCTGGTGCTGGGCGGAACGGGATTCGTGGGCGGCGCGACGGTCGCCGAGGGCGTACGGCGGGGTTGGGCGGTGACCGTGTTCAACCGGGGGCTGCACGGCGCGACGCCGGAAGGCGTACACCGGTTGCGGGGTGACCGGACCGCGCCCGGCGGCCTGGCGGCGCTCGCGGACGGCGAGTGGGACCTGGTGGTCGACACCTGGGACGGCGCGCCCCGCGCGGCGCGCGACGCCGCCCGCGCGCTGGTCGACCGGGTCGGCCGGTACGTCTACGTCTCCAGCGGCTCCGTCTACGCGCGGCCCGTCGCAACCGGGGTGGGCGAGGACGCTCCGGTGGTGGACGCGGAGCCGGACGCCGACGAGGGCGGCTACCCGGCCAACAAGGCCGGCGCCGAGCGGGCCGTACGGAGGACGTTCGGCGAGCGGGCGCTGATCGCCCGGGCCGGGTTGATCCTCGGGCCGGGGGAGGACATCGGCCGGCTGCCCTGGTGGCTGACGCGCATCGCGCGGGGCGGGGACGTGCTGGCGCCGGGTCCGGTCGACCTGCCGGTGCAGTACGTCGACGTGCGGGACCTGGCGGGCTGGATGCTGGACCTGGGCGCGGCGGGCCCGGGCGGGACGTTCAACGCGGTGAGCCGCCCCGGGCACGCGACGATGGGGGAGCTGCTCGACGCCTGCGTCGCGGCCACCGGCGCCGACGCCCGGCTGCGCTGGACCGACCCGGGGCCGATTCTGGCCGCCGGCGTGGAGCCGTGGAACGACCTGCCGATCTGGGTCCCGGCCGGGCACGAGTACCGCTGGGTGCAGGAGCGCGGCGTCGAGCGCGCGTACGCGGCCGGGCTGACCTGCCGCCCGGTGGCCGAGACGGTCGCCGATACCTGGGCTTGGCTGCGGGAGGTGGGCTCCGTCCCGCCTCGGGCGGGCCGACCGCAGCGCGCCCCCGTCGGGCTCGACCCCGACCGGGAGGCGGCGCTGCTCTCTGCGGCGGACTGCTGA
- a CDS encoding DUF6458 family protein, translated as MGIGTSIFLIALGAILTFALDASLGGINLDVVGWILMAAGVLGLIMTTLIWGRRRQVVSTTEPVEYRRVEERRDVAPPL; from the coding sequence GTGGGTATCGGCACCAGCATCTTCCTGATCGCGCTCGGCGCGATCCTCACCTTCGCGCTCGACGCGAGCCTCGGTGGCATCAACCTCGACGTCGTCGGGTGGATCCTGATGGCCGCCGGCGTGCTCGGCCTCATCATGACCACGCTCATCTGGGGACGTCGCCGCCAGGTGGTCAGCACGACCGAGCCGGTCGAGTACCGGCGGGTCGAGGAGCGCCGGGACGTCGCCCCGCCGCTCTGA
- a CDS encoding Acg family FMN-binding oxidoreductase — protein sequence MSHETPAAERPLTTALAEAAATAGHAPSVHNSQPWRWRVLPDALELRVVRDPKLTATDPEGRLLAYSCGAALHHARVALTAEGWTAVVERMPDPTDEDLLARLTGMARAEADPEAMRLVQCMQVRHTDRRPVSEEPVPTAALGEIASAVAAEGCQLQFLDRDNVLELAAVASRAASVEAEDSQLREELEYWTSRAGTGTGLPPEVLPAEAPQTTVPARDFGRPGTLPVGPGHDRAAVYGLLYGDEDEPDSWLRAGEALSAAWLTATRLGISVVPLSGVVEVAGTRQTLRGLLAGLGYPYLVIRLGLADPAHAGPPHTPRMEAAQVVDTSAVRSPDA from the coding sequence ATGAGCCACGAGACACCGGCGGCGGAGCGTCCGCTGACCACCGCACTCGCGGAGGCCGCCGCGACGGCCGGGCACGCCCCGTCGGTGCACAACAGCCAACCGTGGCGGTGGCGGGTGCTGCCGGACGCGCTGGAGCTGCGGGTGGTCCGCGATCCGAAGCTGACGGCGACCGACCCGGAGGGCCGCCTGCTGGCGTACAGCTGCGGGGCGGCGCTGCACCACGCGCGGGTCGCGCTGACCGCGGAGGGCTGGACCGCCGTCGTGGAGCGGATGCCCGACCCGACCGACGAGGACCTGCTGGCCCGGCTGACCGGAATGGCCCGCGCGGAGGCCGACCCGGAGGCCATGCGCCTGGTGCAGTGCATGCAGGTGCGGCACACCGACCGGCGCCCGGTCAGCGAGGAGCCGGTGCCGACCGCCGCTCTCGGGGAGATCGCCTCGGCGGTCGCCGCCGAGGGCTGCCAGCTCCAGTTCCTCGACCGCGACAACGTCCTGGAGCTGGCCGCGGTCGCCAGCCGCGCCGCCTCGGTCGAGGCGGAGGACTCGCAGCTGCGCGAGGAGTTGGAGTACTGGACCAGCCGGGCCGGCACCGGCACCGGCCTGCCGCCGGAGGTGCTGCCCGCGGAGGCGCCGCAGACCACCGTGCCGGCGCGCGACTTCGGCCGCCCCGGCACCCTGCCGGTCGGTCCCGGGCACGACCGGGCCGCCGTGTACGGGCTGCTCTACGGCGACGAGGACGAGCCGGACAGCTGGCTGCGCGCCGGCGAGGCGCTTTCGGCCGCCTGGCTGACCGCGACCCGGCTCGGGATCTCCGTGGTGCCGCTGAGCGGGGTGGTGGAGGTCGCGGGCACCCGGCAGACGCTGCGCGGGCTGCTGGCCGGCCTCGGCTACCCGTACCTCGTGATCCGGCTGGGGCTCGCGGACCCGGCGCACGCGGGCCCGCCGCACACCCCGCGCATGGAGGCCGCGCAGGTGGTCGACACCTCGGCGGTCCGCTCCCCCGACGCGTAG
- a CDS encoding response regulator, translating to MIRVFLLDDHEVVRRGLADLLESSGDIEVVGESGLAQEAARRIPALRPDVAILDARLPDGNGIDVCRDVRAVDSSIKGLILTSYEDDEALFAAIMAGASGYVLKQIRGTDLVDAVRRVAAGQSLLDPAITTRVLERIRSGVEQPRELKSLTEQERRILEYVAEGLTNREIAGKMFLAEKTVKNYVSSVLAKLGLERRTQAAVLATRLLGKSH from the coding sequence ATGATCCGCGTGTTCCTGCTCGACGACCACGAGGTCGTCCGCCGTGGCCTGGCCGACCTGCTGGAAAGCAGCGGGGACATCGAGGTGGTCGGCGAGTCCGGCCTCGCCCAAGAGGCGGCCCGGCGTATCCCGGCGCTGCGGCCGGACGTGGCGATCCTCGACGCGCGGCTGCCCGACGGCAACGGCATCGACGTGTGCCGGGACGTCCGGGCCGTGGACTCCTCGATCAAGGGCCTGATCCTCACCTCGTACGAGGACGACGAGGCGCTCTTCGCGGCGATCATGGCCGGCGCGTCCGGCTACGTGCTGAAGCAGATCCGCGGCACCGACCTCGTCGACGCGGTGCGGCGGGTGGCGGCCGGGCAGTCGCTGCTCGACCCGGCGATCACCACCCGGGTGCTGGAGCGCATCCGCAGCGGCGTCGAGCAGCCGCGCGAGCTGAAGTCGCTCACCGAGCAGGAGCGGCGGATCCTGGAGTACGTGGCCGAGGGCCTCACCAACCGGGAGATCGCCGGGAAGATGTTCCTGGCCGAGAAGACCGTGAAGAACTACGTCTCCAGCGTGCTGGCCAAGCTGGGCCTGGAGCGCCGCACCCAGGCGGCCGTCCTCGCCACCCGCCTCCTCGGCAAGTCCCACTGA
- a CDS encoding DUF6528 family protein, protein MMRSTDRTRRRWRAIGATLGAATVGMAGVLVAPTGAQAASDRVAVVDQRYGVRIFSAGVSRWTAGSAQWSWKRPAGSGWKNLSDVKFRKQGSRYVVLVAASGGRAGIVDYATRKVRYQVTPGGNPHAIELLPNGAVVVASSDPGKLTLYGKGRTSPAATKAFAKAHAVYWDSAIKRLWAAGGTRLCSYKVSGAATAPKLTNAACRKVTGNVHDLSPVYGTPANLWMSNTSHVYRYDINRNRFQRAPGYIDTSKIKSVGNHSGGLVVTTKVSGANGDGTYGNGNVWLYRLNGSYVGNRYLSGAAIYKARPVVWSYR, encoded by the coding sequence ATGATGCGATCTACAGACAGGACGCGACGGCGGTGGCGCGCGATCGGCGCAACCCTCGGCGCGGCGACGGTGGGCATGGCGGGAGTGCTGGTCGCGCCGACCGGCGCACAGGCTGCCAGCGACCGGGTCGCGGTGGTCGACCAGCGGTACGGGGTCAGGATCTTCAGCGCCGGCGTCAGTCGGTGGACGGCGGGTTCGGCCCAGTGGTCGTGGAAGCGACCCGCCGGTAGTGGCTGGAAGAACCTTTCCGACGTCAAGTTCCGCAAGCAGGGCTCGCGGTACGTGGTCCTGGTGGCCGCTTCGGGCGGCCGGGCCGGGATCGTCGACTACGCCACCCGCAAGGTGCGCTACCAGGTCACGCCGGGCGGCAACCCGCACGCCATCGAGTTGCTGCCCAACGGCGCTGTCGTGGTCGCCTCCTCCGACCCCGGCAAGCTCACCCTCTACGGCAAGGGCCGGACCAGCCCGGCCGCCACGAAGGCGTTCGCCAAGGCCCACGCCGTCTACTGGGACAGCGCCATCAAGCGCCTCTGGGCCGCCGGCGGCACCCGGCTGTGCAGCTACAAGGTGAGCGGCGCGGCCACCGCTCCCAAACTCACCAACGCCGCCTGCCGGAAGGTCACCGGGAACGTGCATGACCTGTCACCGGTCTACGGCACCCCCGCCAACCTGTGGATGAGCAACACCAGCCACGTCTACCGGTACGACATCAACCGCAACCGATTCCAACGGGCACCCGGGTATATCGACACAAGCAAGATTAAGAGTGTCGGTAACCACTCAGGCGGACTGGTCGTCACCACCAAGGTCAGCGGCGCGAACGGCGACGGCACCTACGGCAACGGCAACGTCTGGCTGTATCGGCTGAACGGTTCCTACGTCGGCAACCGCTACCTCTCCGGGGCGGCGATCTACAAGGCCCGGCCGGTGGTCTGGAGCTACCGGTAG
- a CDS encoding AAA domain-containing protein: MGRHALVLGTATYDAASKLTALPGVRQDVEQLRTVLDSDGDFDSVDAHVDLPAARMKQVVEEFYGARRTGDLALFYYSGHGIQHDDRQSLFFGTIDTETTLLHTTAFDVEGVLRHMLNHTKASQKVVLLDCCFSGSFTARHRFSGGVRQEPRRLKRERGTFMLQSSSHLKASKAQGPDRPSVFTEVLLTGLRGAARATAEDGWLTASDLSRYAMTEMSRRREEKPVESSEGVTDPIPLVAGSDERPQRSPGVRRDEPDDAPFDAERWRRLLNYHVACLQRSAVLQFFVNPANKDSYLAAPAGREIMLSATEPVPLKERGQRLAGLAEAGGRSLQYGYPIVALPQKGTQQVRLAPLLVSDLTVGDDGLAHPAPPQPSPALIDHFQLAAVEADELRQAVAERLVPGEHKSLAEVADLVANTFGLKPVSALDPENLVGMVNRGPVNRVQNAGMLFAAGSAESPERQLIEDLQDIVKNAGKIASTALGTLSSDVVAGTDAQDADVLTVALSSVNETQEDIIRAAMSRPLTVAQGPPGTGKSQLVTALLATATAAGQSVLIGSTNNRAVDEVVERVTGMVGPGLVLRTGNKEYRQQEPQYLAEVMQAWPPPVPEADGPFNELRLVAQEIKRLREDLDERRRLERDLADLAFERDRSLADADDAFLAKLVDLTDRALTSRWFGWWYRRRLRSRGVFDRDAITALGEQAVIEQCWRERRQRLQSRPGTAEEVWKRLRTLQHDTRPEHSDQLLRAQIAARVAGNTTLLRNRADEMAKPEARSWAYMSELLAALPGWAVTAMSARRLLPRAGLFDLVIIDEAAQCTVAAVLPMLYRAKRALIIGDPRQLTPVVELSDTDDRGEQARAGLGHEWLTSRRLTHRNHSAYEAFATAAGSTILLDEHYRCHPEIIDAPNRVVYQNRLTVLTDPARLAAPAESATRWVDVSGRFTRGATGSGRNADEVDAVVGEVQRLRKEYPGVTIGVVTPLAEQQRILDRALRDAGLADDLRCATIHKFQGSEKDIMVVSPVGAHGISERTRGWLVEQTNLWNVAITRARSQLIVVGDRSWWSGQRGLLADLASPPAPAATGAGVDGRPVDQLIAGLRDAGLTVRWGTPLPGYPVDLTLSLRDKSLAVLVDDPEGDPDGKPLRRILSRLDIIAAAAEVRRVPAWRCLAEPERVVQELRDAVEGGTRKGDA, translated from the coding sequence ATGGGTCGGCATGCCCTGGTGCTCGGCACGGCGACCTATGACGCCGCCTCGAAGCTCACCGCGCTGCCCGGCGTCCGGCAGGACGTCGAACAGTTGAGGACCGTGCTGGACAGCGACGGCGACTTCGACAGCGTCGACGCCCACGTCGACCTGCCCGCAGCGCGCATGAAGCAGGTCGTCGAGGAGTTCTACGGCGCTCGGCGCACCGGTGATCTCGCTCTCTTCTACTACTCCGGCCACGGCATCCAGCACGACGACCGGCAGTCCCTCTTCTTCGGCACCATCGACACCGAGACGACTCTCCTGCACACCACGGCGTTCGATGTCGAGGGCGTCCTCCGGCACATGCTCAACCACACCAAGGCCAGCCAGAAGGTGGTCCTGCTGGACTGCTGCTTCTCGGGCTCGTTCACCGCCCGGCACCGGTTCAGCGGCGGCGTACGGCAGGAGCCCCGGCGTCTCAAGCGCGAGCGTGGCACGTTCATGCTCCAGTCGAGCAGCCATCTGAAGGCGTCGAAGGCGCAGGGCCCGGACCGGCCCTCGGTCTTCACCGAGGTCCTGCTCACCGGTCTCCGCGGTGCGGCTCGGGCGACCGCGGAGGACGGCTGGCTCACCGCGAGCGACCTCTCCCGGTACGCGATGACCGAGATGTCGCGTCGTCGGGAGGAGAAGCCGGTCGAGTCGAGCGAAGGTGTCACCGACCCGATCCCGCTGGTCGCGGGGTCGGACGAACGGCCACAGCGGAGCCCGGGCGTACGGAGAGACGAGCCGGACGACGCACCCTTCGACGCCGAGCGGTGGCGTCGTCTGCTCAACTACCACGTCGCCTGCCTGCAACGCTCCGCCGTCCTGCAGTTCTTCGTCAACCCGGCGAACAAGGACTCTTACCTCGCTGCGCCCGCGGGCCGGGAGATCATGCTCTCGGCCACCGAGCCGGTGCCACTCAAGGAGCGCGGCCAGCGGCTGGCCGGGTTGGCCGAGGCTGGTGGCCGCTCCCTGCAGTACGGCTACCCGATCGTGGCGCTGCCGCAGAAGGGCACCCAGCAGGTACGACTGGCGCCCCTGCTCGTCTCGGACCTGACCGTGGGAGACGACGGGTTGGCGCACCCGGCGCCGCCGCAGCCCAGTCCAGCCCTGATCGACCATTTCCAGCTGGCTGCGGTCGAGGCGGACGAACTGCGGCAGGCAGTGGCCGAACGACTCGTCCCCGGCGAGCACAAGTCCCTCGCCGAGGTAGCCGATCTGGTGGCGAACACGTTCGGGCTGAAGCCGGTGTCCGCCCTCGACCCGGAGAATCTGGTCGGGATGGTCAACCGCGGGCCCGTCAATCGGGTGCAGAACGCCGGAATGCTGTTCGCCGCGGGCAGCGCGGAGTCCCCCGAGCGACAGCTGATCGAGGACCTGCAGGACATCGTCAAGAACGCGGGGAAGATCGCATCGACCGCCCTCGGTACGTTGTCGAGCGATGTCGTGGCCGGGACGGATGCGCAGGATGCCGACGTCCTGACGGTGGCGTTGAGTTCGGTCAACGAGACTCAGGAGGACATCATCCGGGCGGCGATGAGCCGACCCCTGACTGTCGCGCAGGGGCCACCCGGAACCGGCAAGAGCCAACTGGTGACCGCATTGCTGGCGACCGCCACGGCCGCTGGGCAGAGCGTGCTGATCGGCTCGACCAACAACCGGGCTGTCGATGAGGTCGTCGAGCGGGTCACCGGCATGGTCGGCCCGGGACTGGTGCTGCGTACCGGGAACAAGGAGTACCGGCAGCAGGAGCCGCAGTACCTCGCCGAGGTGATGCAGGCATGGCCACCGCCGGTGCCGGAGGCCGACGGGCCGTTCAACGAGTTACGACTCGTGGCGCAGGAGATCAAGCGGTTACGCGAGGATCTCGACGAGCGTCGCCGGCTTGAACGGGATCTCGCCGACCTCGCCTTCGAACGGGACCGCTCACTCGCCGACGCCGACGACGCCTTCCTGGCCAAGCTGGTCGACCTCACCGATCGAGCACTGACAAGTCGATGGTTCGGGTGGTGGTATCGCAGGCGACTGCGGTCGCGAGGCGTGTTCGACCGGGATGCGATCACCGCCCTCGGTGAACAGGCGGTCATCGAGCAGTGCTGGCGCGAGCGACGCCAACGACTCCAGTCCCGGCCGGGCACCGCCGAAGAAGTCTGGAAGCGGCTACGGACTCTGCAACACGACACCAGACCCGAGCACAGCGACCAGCTACTGCGTGCGCAGATCGCCGCCCGGGTGGCCGGCAACACGACCCTGCTCCGCAACCGCGCCGACGAGATGGCCAAGCCGGAAGCAAGAAGCTGGGCCTACATGAGCGAGCTTCTCGCCGCGCTACCGGGCTGGGCGGTCACCGCGATGTCGGCCCGCCGGCTGCTGCCCAGAGCGGGGCTGTTCGACCTGGTGATCATCGACGAAGCCGCCCAGTGCACCGTCGCTGCCGTCCTGCCGATGCTCTACCGGGCGAAACGCGCCCTGATCATCGGCGACCCGCGGCAGCTCACACCGGTCGTCGAGCTCTCCGACACAGACGACCGGGGCGAGCAGGCCCGCGCCGGGCTCGGACACGAGTGGCTGACCAGCCGGCGGCTCACCCACCGGAACCACTCGGCGTACGAAGCCTTCGCGACCGCGGCGGGAAGCACCATCCTGCTCGACGAGCACTACCGCTGCCACCCGGAGATCATCGACGCACCGAACCGGGTCGTCTACCAGAACCGGCTGACGGTTCTCACCGACCCGGCTCGGCTGGCCGCACCGGCCGAGTCCGCCACCCGTTGGGTGGACGTGTCCGGCCGCTTCACCCGAGGCGCCACAGGTTCCGGCCGCAACGCCGACGAGGTTGACGCGGTGGTGGGCGAGGTCCAGCGGCTACGCAAGGAGTACCCAGGCGTCACGATCGGCGTGGTGACGCCACTGGCCGAGCAGCAGCGGATCCTGGACCGGGCGCTCCGGGACGCCGGCCTCGCCGACGACCTGCGGTGCGCGACCATCCACAAGTTTCAGGGCAGCGAGAAGGACATCATGGTCGTCTCGCCCGTCGGCGCGCACGGCATCAGCGAGCGCACCCGTGGTTGGCTCGTCGAGCAGACGAACCTGTGGAACGTGGCGATCACCCGCGCCAGGTCCCAGCTGATCGTCGTGGGCGACCGTTCGTGGTGGTCCGGGCAACGCGGACTGCTGGCCGATCTCGCCAGCCCGCCCGCGCCGGCGGCCACGGGCGCCGGCGTCGACGGGCGACCGGTCGACCAACTGATCGCCGGCCTACGTGACGCCGGGCTGACGGTGCGTTGGGGTACGCCACTGCCGGGTTACCCGGTCGACCTCACGCTCAGCCTTCGCGACAAGAGCCTGGCGGTGCTGGTCGACGATCCCGAGGGTGATCCGGACGGAAAGCCGCTACGGCGGATCCTGAGCAGGCTCGACATCATTGCCGCGGCCGCGGAGGTCAGGCGGGTACCGGCCTGGCGCTGTCTCGCCGAACCGGAACGGGTGGTGCAGGAACTGCGCGACGCAGTCGAGGGAGGCACGCGCAAGGGCGACGCCTGA